Proteins from a single region of Trichoderma asperellum chromosome 3, complete sequence:
- a CDS encoding uncharacterized protein (EggNog:ENOG41) produces the protein MSQRPSSREDFEVAIICALPLEYDAVVLLFDEFWDEDGDTFGRAIGDVNNYRTGRIGKHNVVLALLSHMGKAHAAAAAASMRSSYGALRLVILAGICGGVPFNSQGEIFLGDVVISKSIIQYDFGRKYPNGFMRKTTDEDNLRKHGKNIRNFLTKFDTSSDKGRLFERTAYFLKQLQQKASKDQDKYKYPGIAEDKLFESSYRHKHRNSVACICNNCHGRKDPVCDGALSSSCDNLGCDEDYLVVRKQLKEQDKAQEPAIYIGAVASGDTVMKSGEDRDSIARRESVIAFEMEGAGVWEEMPCIVVKGVCDYADCHKNKLWQHFAAATAASASKAILEQYIRTDRGRGQFIEDSLRSLFLVPLRRNQDFIGRDTILSGLLEKIRPDANKDNCQRTIIEGLEGVGKTQIALEAAYLLHNEQPDCSIFWVPAADALTFEIAYRNIGKQLKIPQINEDETDFKQRVKVALSAESSGSWLLVVDNADNINLLFGPAGILHYLPFSRTGSILFTTRNHETAVRLDILAESIFSIPEMSESEALSLLQEGLKRSQTSNIEASKRLLDMLANLPLAIRQASAYMATKHISTLDYLELCESEPKDMIDLLSRDFEDRHQSAKNPAAITWLISFSDIIQRDQLAAEYLKFISILVEEDIPKSLLPTATERKAIHAIATLRAYAFITEREGEDSFDTHRLARLAMRNWLKKEGELKQCVTSAIQRLNDVVPYPKHTNSADWMKYLPHAQAVLELSEYSTSKEAEASLFTKVAEGNNRLGQYQIGEQIHRKAIKLREKVFGKYDQNTLVNMSKLADTLYNLGKFPEAEEVYRQTFNLKKEVLGLNHPSTLQTMNYLATALRRLSRYREAEQIYRQIFTLKEKVLGIDHPSTLESMNCFASILSDLGKYKEAEKLHQGALKLNEVVFGKNHLATLNSMNNLALVFFQLGKLEDAEKLQWETLERKERVFGKEDLSTLDSMGNLANTFSVQGRYKEAEELLQQSFKLKKKVLGKDTHPSVLKDMHGLGILLYQLGKYMEAAKLQEKTLELKKEVFGRSHPTTLEAMNNFACVLRKLGRSTEAENLHRQTLAFREEVFGKSHPATIESMNNLANLFSDSGRYIEAEELRLQTLKLRREWLARDVL, from the coding sequence ATGTCGCAGCGACCGTCCAGCCGCGAAGACTTCGAAGTTGCCATCATTTGCGCTTTGCCACTCGAGTATGATGCGGTTGTCCTCCTGTTCGATGAGTTCTGGGATGAAGATGGGGATACGTTTGGAAGAGCAATTGGAGACGTCAACAACTACAGAACAGGTCGCATTGGCAAGCATAATGTTGTGCTAGCTCTCTTATCCCACATGGGCAAGGCTCacgcagcggcggcggccgcTAGCATGCGGTCCAGCTACGGAGCTCTCAGACTGGTTATCCTAGCGGGAATCTGTGGCGGCGTGCCATTTAATAGCCAAGGCGAAATATTCCTCGGAGACGTGGTTATTAGCAAGTCCATTATCCAATACGATTTCGGCAGAAAATATCCCAATGGGTTTATGCGCAAGACTACAGATGAAGATAACCTCAGGAAACACGGAAAAAATATTCGCAACTTCTTGACGAAATTTGATACAAGCAGCGATAAGGGTAGGCTTTTCGAAAGAACGGCTTATTTTCTTAAACAGCTCCAACAAAAGGCTTCAAAGGATCAAGACAAATATAAATACCCTGGAATAGCCGAAGATAAGTTATTTGAGTCAAGCTATCGTCATAAGCACCGCAACTCAGTGGCGTGCATCTGCAACAATTGTCATGGAAGAAAGGATCCAGTATGTGATGGAGCCCTTAGCTCGTCGTGCGATAATTTGGGGTGCGATGAAGATTATCTGGTGGTGAGAAAACAACTTAAAGAGCAAGACAAGGCGCAGGAGCCGGCTATCTATATTGGCGCAGTTGCATCGGGTGATACTGTAATGAAATCTGGAGAAGACCGGGACAGCATCGCAAGGAGGGAAAGCGTGATTGCGTTTGAGATGGAGGGAGCTGGAGTCTGGGAAGAAATGCCATGCATTGTGGTCAAAGGCGTGTGCGATTATGCCGACTGTCACAAGAACAAGCTATGGCAGCACTTCGCAGCGGCGACGGCAGCATCTGCATCGAAGGCAATTCTTGAACAGTATATTCGAACGGATAGAGGTCGTGGCCAGTTTATTGAAGACTCGCTGAGATCCCTCTTCCTCGTTCCTCTTAGACGAAACCAAGACTTTATTGGGAGAGACACTATTTTATCAGGGCTTCTGGAAAAGATTCGGCCGGACGCAAATAAAGACAACTGCCAGAGAACTATTATAGAAGGTCTCGAGGGTGTCGGTAAGACACAGATTGCATTAGAGGCTGCCTATCTACTCCATAACGAGCAACCTGACTGCTCCATTTTCTGGGTCCCAGCGGCAGACGCATTGACTTTTGAAATCGCTTACCGCAATATCGGCAAACAGTTAAAGATTCCACAAATTAACGAAGATGAAACCGATTTTAAGCAGCGTGTTAAAGTTGCCCTAAGTGCAGAGAGCAGCGGTAGCTGGCTCTTGGTCGTCGATAATGCAGACAATATAAATCTGCTCTTTGGCCCTGCTGGTATTCTACATTATCTCCCGTTCAGTCGAACGGGCTCGATCTTATTTACAACACGGAATCATGAGACAGCAGTCAGGTTGGACATCTTAGCGGAAAGCATTTTTAGTATACCAGAAATGTCTGAGAGTGAGGCCCTCAGCCTACTACAGGAAGGTCTAAAGAGGAGCCAGACAAGCAATATAGAGGCCTCGAAGAGGCTGCTTGATATGCTAGCAAACCTACCGCTAGCAATCAGGCAGGCGTCGGCATACATGGCCACAAAACACATATCAACTCTCGACTACCTTGAACTTTGCGAATCAGAACCTAAGGATATGATTGATTTATTAAGCAGAGATTTCGAGGACCGACATCAATCCGCAAAGAACCCAGCGGCTATAACATGGCTTATTTCATTTAGCGATATTATACAGCGTGACCAGCTGGCAGCAGAGTATCttaaatttataagcatCTTAGTGGAAGAGGATATTCCAAAATCTCTTTTACCTACAGCTACGGAAAGAAAGGCTATACACGCAATTGCAACGCTACGGGCATATGCATTCATCACTGAGCGGGAGGGAGAAGATTCATTTGATACACATCGGCTTGCGCGACTAGCTATGCGAAACTGGCTAAAGAAGGAAGGGGAGCTGAAGCAGTGTGTAACGTCTGCGATACAACGGCTTAATGACGTGGTGCCATATCCAAAGCATACGAACAGCGCTGATTGGATGAAGTACCTACCGCACGCACAGGCTGTCTTAGAGCTTTCAGAATATTCTACTAGCAAGGAGGCTGAGGCGAGTCTATTTACCAAAGTGGCCGAGGGAAATAATCGGCTAGGACAATATCAAATAGGAGAGCAGATACACCGGAAGGCAATTAAGCTAAGGGAGAAGGTGTTCGGCAAATATGACCAAAACACACTTGTCAACATGAGTAAGCTCGCAGATACGCTTTATAATTTAGGCAAATTTCCAGAAGCAGAGGAGGTATATCGGCAGACATTTAATCTAAAGAAAGAGGTGCTTGGGTTAAACCATCCATCAACTCTTCAAACAATGAACTACCTTGCGACTGCGCTCAGAAGATTAAGCAGATATCGAGAGGCAGAGCAGATATACCGGCAGATATTTACGCTAAAGGAGAAAGTGCTTGGTATAGACCATCCGTCAACGCTTGAGAGCATGAATTGCTTTGCAAGTATACTTTCTGATTTAGGTAAATacaaagaagcagagaaactACATCAGGGGGCACTTAAGCTAAATGAGGTGGTGTTTGGCAAAAACCATCTTGCAACACTTAATAGTATGAATAACCTTGCGCTTGTGTTTTTTCAATTGGGTAAACTTGAAGACGCAGAGAAACTACAATGGGAGACACTTGagcgaaaagaaagagtgtTTGGTAAAGAAGATTTATCAACACTTGATAGCATGGGTAACCTTGCAAATACATTTTCCGTTCAAGGTAGATAtaaagaagcagaggaacTACTTCAGCAATCGTTCAAGCTAAAGAAGAAGGTCCTTGGCAAAGACACTCATCCATCAGTACTTAAAGATATGCATGGCCTTGGGATTTTGCTTTATCAGCTCGGCAAGTATATGGAGGCAGCGAAATTGCAAGAGAAGACACTTGAGCTGAAAAAGGAAGTGTTTGGTAGAAGTCATCCAACAACACTTGAGGCCATGAATAATTTTGCATGCGTGCTTAGAAAATTAGGCAGATCTACAGAAGCAGAGAATCTACATCGACAGACACTCGCGTTTAGGGAGGAAGTCTTTGGCAAAAGTCATCCTGCAACAATTGAGAGCATGAATAATCTTGCGAATTTGTTTTCTGATTCAGGCAGGTATATAGAAGCAGAGGAACTGCGGCTGCAAACGTTGAAGCTAAGAAGAGAGTGGTTGGCAAGAGATGTCCTTTGA
- the CHS3 gene encoding Chitin synthase, class 3 (TransMembrane:7 (o551-570i582-606o626-648i660-685o705-727i836-857o877-904i)~CAZy:GT2_Chitin_synth), with translation MSYNRLDHNYEDDQYHQMDPRGNPYRTPSPGHPLQQGYQMDENPYGQYHPQNAQMPNIGRLASPSDQLHINPAASVDGLSYNPDQPYNTGHRPSDYSVDPEAHHNAYYNAPYEPHPHTGQDYDQPYEHPDYDDRRPMLSHQNSEHPLTQQEETRPVTPTGGIKRWKTVKQVLLYRGNLVLDCPVPPVLLRENPHGERDEFTHMRYSAATCDPKDFYDENFTLRQRLFSKPRHTELFIVVTMYNEDDVLFARTMVGVFKNIEYMCNRPNSKTWGKDAWKKIVVCIVSDGRSKINPRTRAVLAGLGVYQEGIAKQQVNNKDVTAHIYEYTTQTHLQLTKDVVSLVHRRTPVQLLFCLKEKNAKKINSHRWFFQAFGRVLDPNICVLIDAGTRPGGSSIYHLWKAFDLEPMCGGACGEIKAMLGTGGKNLINPLVATQNFEYKMSNILDKPLESAFGFISVLPGAFSAYRYVALQNDKNGQGPLEKYFLGETLHGGHKAGLFESNMYLAEDRILCFELVTKRNCHWILQYVKSATGETDVPDTVTELVLQRRRWLNGSFFAAIYAIAHFHDFFRSDHSFFRKIAFFIEFVFNTINMIFAWFAIGNFFLVFKILITSLGSDDLLGKVGNILGVVFEWLYGVCLITCFVLSLGNRPAGSGKLYTAMVWFWAGIMIYLMFAAIFIAVKAIIADIHSGGGFSISEIFKNQVFYTLIVSVMSTYGIWLIASLLMFDPWHMVTSFLQYMLLTPTFTNILNVYAFCNTHDVSWGTKGDDKVEKLPSVNTKDGQGKTDLPDEGDLNAQYQREVSVFSVKYKEVKSAPTEAQLQEKQMDYYRGVRTGVVLIWMITNFALAAVVLSSAGLERITPGNQQDIENQQTERSNIYMAVVLWSVAALSSFKFLGAMWFLIVRLFRGV, from the exons ATGTCGTATAATCGCCTAG ATCACAACTACGAGGACGACCAGTATCACCAGATGGATCCTCGGGGTAACCCATATAGGACTCCGTCGCCTGGACACCCGCTTCAGCAGGGATACCAGATGGACGAGAATCCCTATGGCCAATATCATCCTCAGAATGCCCAGATGCCCAATATTGGGCGACTGGCAAGCCCGAGCGACCAGCTACACATTAACCCCGCT GCCTCTGTTGACGGTTTGTCCTACAACCCCGACCAACCTTACAACACCGGCCACCGTCCGTCCGACTACTCAGTAGATCCAGAGGCCCATCACAATGCCTACTACAATGCTCCTTATGAGCCGCATCCACACACCGGCCAAGACTATGATCAACCGTACGAACACCCCGACTATGACGACCGACGACCGATGCTCTCACATCAGAACTCCGAACACCCTCTCACCCAGCAGGAAGAGACTCGGCCTGTCACACCGACGGGTGGCATCAAAAGATGGAAGACAGTGAAGCAGGTGCTTTTATACCGTGGCAATCTGGTGCTTGATTGCCCAGTGCCGCCTGTACTACTGCGCGAAAACCCTCACGGCGAACGTGATGAGTTTACACACATGCGATACTCGGCCGCAACCTGTGATCCTAAAGATTTCTATGATGAGAATTTTACGTTGCGTCAGAGGCTCTTCAGTAAGCCTCGGCACACCGAACTGTTCATCGTAGTTACCATGTACAATGAAGACGACGTTCTCTTTGCACGAACTATGGTTGGTGTTTTCAAGAACATTGAATACATGTGCAACCGCCCAAACAGTAAGACCTGGGGTAAGGACGCCTGGAAGAAGATTGTGGTCTGCATTGTCAGCGATGGTCGTTCCAAGATCAACCCCCGAACAAGGGCAGTGCTAGCTGGTCTCGGAGTCTATCAAGAGGGTATCGCCAAGCAGCAAGTGAACAACAAGGATGTGACGGCGCACATCTATGAATACACCACCCAGACGCACCTGCAGCTGACCAAGGACGTTGTCTCGCTGGTTCATCGCCGAACACCCGTCCAACTGCTCTTCTGtctcaaagagaagaatgcAAAGAAGATCAACTCCCACAGATGGTTTTTCCAAGCATTTGGCCGTGTTCTGGACCCCAACATTTGCGTCCTCATTGATGCCGGTACAAGACCGGGAGGTAGTTCTATCTACCATCTGTGGAAGGCGTTCGACCTAGAACCCATGTGCGGAGGCGCCTGTGGTGAGATCAAGGCCATGTTGGGTACTGGTGGCAAAAACTTGATCAACCCTCTGGTTGCAACGCAAAACTTTGAGTACAAGATGAGCAACATTCTGGATAAGCCCTTGGAGTCGGCCTTTGGCTTCATCTCCGTCTTGCCTGGTGCCTTCTCAGCTTATCGATATGTTGCCTTGCAGAACGACAAGAACGGCCAAGGCCCTCTCGAAAAGTATTTCTTGGGTGAAACGCTGCATGGTGGTCACAAAGCAGGTCTCTTCGAGTCCAACATGTACCTGGCCGAAGATCGTATTCTCTGCTTCGAGCTGGTCACTAAGCGAAACTGCCACTGGATCCTGCAGTATGTCAAGTCTGCCACCGGCGAGACTGATGTGCCCGATACAGTGACGGAATTGGTCCTCCAGCGACGTCGTTGGCTCAACGGCTCTTTCTTCGCTGCCATCTACGCCATCGCTCATTTCCACGACTTCTTCCGCTCTGACCACTCTTTCTTCCGAAAGATTGCATTCTTTATTGAATTTGTCTtcaacaccatcaacatGATCTTTGCTTGGTTCGCAATTGGTaacttcttcttggtcttcAAAATCCTGATTACGAGTCTGGGCTCGGACGATCTCCTCGGCAAAGTTGGTAATATCCTGGGCGTTGTATTTGAGTGGCTGTATGGCGTTTGCCTGATTACTTGTTTCGTCTTGTCTTTGGGTAATCGGCCGGCTGGTTCTGGCAAACTTTACACTGCCATGGTCTGGTTCTGGGCAGGTATCATGAT ATACTTGATGTTTGCTGCCATTTTCATCGCCGTCAAAGCTATTATTGCAGATATTCACAGCGGAGGCGGGTTTAGCATCAGCGAGATTTTTAAGAACCAGGTCTTCTACACGCTCATCGTTTCCGTCATGTCGACCTACGGTATCTGGCTCATTGCATCTCTTCTCATGTTCGATCCATGGCACATGGTTACCTCGTTTCTCCAGTACATGCTCCTGACTCCAACTTTTACCAACATTCTCAACGTCTACGCTTTCTGCAACACCCATGATGTTTCCTGGGGTACCAAGGGTGACGATAAAGTGGAAAAGCTGCCGTCTGTCAACACCAAAGACGGCCAGGGTAAAACAGATCTCCCTGATGAGGGTGATTTGAATGCGCAGTACCAGCGAGAAGTCTCGGTATTCAGCGTCAAATATAAGGAAGTAAAGTCTGCCCCCACGGAAGCTCAGCTGCAAGAGAAACAGATGGACTACTACAGAGGTGTACGAACTGGTGTCGTGCTGATCTGGATGATTACCAACTTTGCCCTGGCAGCCGTGGTTTTGAGCTCAGCTGGCCTCGAGAGGATCACGCCTGGTAACCAGCAGGATATTGAGAATCAGCAAACAGAGCGATCCAACATCTACATGGCTGTCGTCCTTTGGAGTGTTGCAGCATTGAGCAGCTTCAAATTCTTGGGAGCCATGTGGTTCCTTATCGTCCGTCTGTTCAGAGGTGTCTAA